Proteins encoded within one genomic window of Streptomyces sp. NBC_01314:
- a CDS encoding IS256 family transposase: MPVSENGLSSELLEELAALAAEKVHGGEGLRLMGEGGLLPELAQHLMQAALEAEMDEHLAAEAGRVGGRGSRSGGNMRNGYRAKKVMTEVGAVTVQVPRDRLGTFRPRLLPVHARRTGALDDLVLSLTAKGLTSGEIVSHLAQTYGMTTTKETISTITDKALESMAEWRTRPLDPVYPVVFIDAVHVKIRDGHVANRPVYVAVAVTADGYREILGLWAGNGGEGAKYWQTILTEIKNRGVRDVLMLVCDGLSALPDAVNTVWPQTVVQTCVVHLIRASLRYASRRDWAEVARDLKPVYTAVNEEEARQRLADFDATWGKRYPSIAGTWQRAWSEFVPFLGLPDAIRQVVYTTNAIESLNARYRRAAQACGHFPNEQAALKRLYLATLALDPTGRGRQRWNNRWKSALNEFDVLFDGRLTAGRV, translated from the coding sequence ATGCCGGTGTCTGAGAACGGTCTGTCCAGCGAATTGCTGGAGGAGCTGGCCGCGCTCGCGGCCGAGAAGGTCCATGGCGGCGAAGGGCTGCGGCTGATGGGCGAGGGCGGGCTGCTGCCCGAACTGGCCCAGCATCTGATGCAGGCCGCCCTGGAGGCCGAGATGGACGAGCACCTCGCCGCCGAGGCCGGCCGGGTCGGCGGGCGCGGGTCCCGCTCGGGCGGCAACATGCGCAACGGCTACCGGGCCAAGAAGGTCATGACGGAGGTCGGCGCCGTGACGGTGCAGGTCCCCAGAGACAGGCTGGGCACCTTCCGGCCCCGGCTGCTGCCCGTGCACGCCCGCCGCACCGGCGCGCTGGACGACCTGGTGCTCTCACTGACCGCGAAGGGCCTGACCTCCGGCGAGATCGTCTCCCACCTCGCCCAGACGTACGGGATGACGACCACGAAGGAGACCATCTCCACGATCACCGACAAGGCCCTGGAATCGATGGCGGAATGGCGCACCCGCCCGCTCGATCCGGTCTACCCTGTCGTCTTCATCGACGCCGTGCACGTCAAGATCAGGGACGGTCACGTCGCCAACCGGCCGGTCTACGTGGCCGTCGCGGTCACCGCGGACGGCTACCGCGAGATCCTCGGACTGTGGGCCGGCAACGGCGGCGAGGGCGCCAAGTACTGGCAGACCATCCTGACCGAGATCAAGAACAGAGGCGTCCGCGACGTGCTCATGCTGGTCTGCGACGGGCTGAGCGCCCTGCCCGACGCGGTGAACACCGTCTGGCCCCAGACCGTCGTGCAGACCTGCGTGGTCCACCTCATCCGCGCCAGCCTGCGCTACGCATCGCGCCGCGACTGGGCCGAGGTCGCCCGCGACCTCAAGCCCGTCTACACCGCCGTCAACGAGGAAGAGGCCCGGCAACGGCTCGCGGACTTCGACGCCACGTGGGGCAAGCGCTACCCCTCGATCGCCGGCACCTGGCAGCGGGCCTGGAGCGAGTTCGTACCCTTCCTCGGCCTGCCCGACGCCATCCGCCAGGTCGTCTACACCACCAACGCCATCGAGTCCCTCAACGCCCGCTACCGGCGCGCGGCCCAGGCCTGCGGGCACTTCCCCAACGAGCAGGCCGCCCTCAAACGCCTCTACCTCGCCACCCTCGCCCTCGACCCCACCGGCCGCGGCCGCCAGCGCTGGAACAACCGCTGGAAGTCCGCCCTCAACGAGTTCGACGTCCTCTTCGACGGCCGCCTTACCGCCGGACGAGTGTAG